The genomic interval ATATAAGAGAGAAAAATATTGTAATATCCTCCTGACtgccagcaaaaaaaatattgtccaatcacatttattttcaaattccccaatctatgtgaagtaattggaatactgcaaaagaaatttggtatcattggaaatctctgaatgtcctctatagagcacaaaaggaGTTCATGCGATTGGAttcactgggtgggagatatttaaaaaatctggtaatagaatgactttaatcttgtaTTATTAGGACTTTTTCTTGACAAATTGAAACTTTATTCTCACAATATTTCAACGTATATATTTATTCCTTTCATATTACAGCATCAATCTCACAATAGTATGACTATTCTCCttaatcatattttgttttttgtgtgaccTTAATGCTctgtaataaataatatatttataacaAACTAAAAGTTTTAAATGATGGCCCGGCGGGTGCCGCAAGTtacctgggatatgctccagcacctcccgcgacccttaagcagttcagaaaatgaatgaatgaagaaaatttaaaatcaacatttaaatgttgtgtaaaactgtgatttttttttatcactacgATTCAGTCAGATGTTTTGGCAACTATTATCACAGCGTTCTCccggtactccgatttccttctacattccaaaaacatgcgtggtaggctgattggactctctaatatgcccctaggtatgagtgtgagtgtgaatggttgtcagtctcctcttGCCCtccaatcggctggccaccgattcagggtgtcccccgcctcatgcccgaagtcagctggtataggctccagcccagcacccaccgcaaccctagtgaggataaagcggttcagaaaataaatgaatgaatgaatattatcacaTCCACAATAATTTTTTATTCTTACAAGAATTACTCGAGCGATACATTTTAGAATAATCTGgataatgtgtttatttatttatgtatatttgtttaaatgtcttttactgCTAGTTAAAGTTAAAGCTGAGTTAATATCGTGATGTAATGGCTTTCCGAAAATATAATGCATCCCCAGACGACTGTAACCTTTTGTGCTACCCTGTGGTGAATGTTCTCATTTTTCTGCTAATGATATTTATCGTGGTGTACCTTGCTTGGACTTTAATTCCATTTATTCAAGCGAGTCAGGGAAAGTGACAGTTAATTTGAAGCAGTATGACTTTAAGGCTATTTTAGGAAATTTGAAAGTGTAAAACAAGCATAGGGCAAACAGATGAAAAGTCTGAGTAGATAATCAAGTATTCTAAcctttgggtttttttcatgCTTTGCCTTGCAGGGCCCGTTCGTGATGGTGTTCTGGACGATTAACGAGCTGTGCGATGACAGTGGGCAACGTGGGTAAGAGAGTCATGCAACCCCCAGCACAGCACTACCACATCCTCCTGGCTGGGGCAGTGCTTCTTCTCCTGGCTGGGTTAACCCTAAGCTGCCCTGCCCGATGTGAGTGTTCTGCCCAGACCAAGTCAGTGAGCTGCCACCGCAAGCGCCTGAGCACCATTCCCGAAGGCATCCCCATTGAAACTCGAGTTCTGGATCTCAGCAAAAACAAGCTACGCATAATCACACCGGACAACTTCTCTTCATTTCAGCTGCTGGAGGACCTAGATCTTAGTGACAATCTCATCAGTGTAGTGGAAACCGGATCGTTTCGTTCTCAGCTTGCTCTTCGCTCACTGAACTTCCGTAGCAATGTAATTCAATTGATTCCTGCAGGCGTGCTGTCTGGCCTATCTAACCTCACTCGGCTTGATCTCAACCACAACAGACTTGTGGTTCTACTGGACCATGCCTTCCAAGATCTGCACAAGTTGGCACTCCTGGAGGTGGGTGACAACGAACTTGTTTTCATCTCTCAGCGAGCCTTAATGGGATTAACTGGTCTTCAAAGTCTCACCCTGGAACGTTCTAATCTCACTGTGGTTCCCACTGACGCTTTGGCACATCTACACAACTTGGTGGAACTACGTATGCGCCATTTGAGCATTAGTTTTCTCAAGCCTTTCTCTTTCAAACGGCTTTTCCATCTCCGCCATTTAGAGATCGATTATTGGCCTTGGTTGGACACACTTCCCCCGCTGTCACTCCATGGCCTCAACCTCACAACATTATTTGTAACCAACACTAACCTTTCTGCCTTCCCCGGTGCAGCTTTGCGCCACCTGCCTTACCTCACTCACCTTAACTTGTCTTTCTCCCGAATTCAGCATGTCCATCAAGGGGAGCTCGGACACCTCCCGCATCTGATGGAGCTCCGTCTCCAAGGTTCTCATCTTGTTTCAATTGAACCCTTTGCATTTATTGGCCTGGTATCTTTGCAACTACTGGATGTGTCACAAAACCACCTGGACTCTCTGGAGAGGGGAGTTTTTGCATCACCAGACAGCCTCCAGAGGCTTTGTCTGGGTGGAAACCCATTGGTCTGTGACTGCAGATTGCTCTGGTTGCTAAATAGCTACAAGCCACCATCCCTTCATATCCTTGACATCCAGCCAAAGTGCAGTGCCCCCGAGTACCTACTGGGAAAAACTCTGCGGGAGCTCAAGGAACCGCTGGTCTCTCGGTACATGACCTGTACCAAGCCTCGAATTGGACCCAACATAACACAGCTGCTGATGGCAGACGAGGGTCAGCCTGCCCGTTTGAGCTGCATGGCAGAGGGAGCACCAAGGCCGTCAGTGGTCTGGGTTACACCTCACAGACGCTACATCACATCTAAGAGCAGCGGGAGGGTGGAAGTCCAACCAGATGGCACCCTGGAGATCAAGGCTGCAGAGCTGCATGACAGTGGGGTGTATTTGTGTATTGCGAGTAACCCCGCTGGCAATGCTAGCTTGTCTGCCTCCTTAGCTGTGAAGGGTCTGGCCATTAGGGACAGCTCTCACAATAGCAACAGGAGCTCAAATTATTTGACAAACTCTAACAGCACTTGGGGGAATGGGACTGTGCTGTACAACATGACAGTCCCCATTGACATTAAGACTATCATTATATCCACAGCCATGGGCTGCCTGTCCTTTCTAGGTGTGGTTGTTTTCTGCTTCCTTCTTTTGTTTGCCTGGAGCAGAGGGAAAGGGCGTCATAAGAGCAACTTTGATATTGAATATGTCCCTCGAAAAACCAATGGGGCCTCAGCTGAAGCGGCAGAAACAAGTGGACCCCGACGAGTCAATATGAAAATGATTTGATCGTGAAATGGACTTGGCACACACAATATCACCAACGACGCAATGCAAAcgtcatcttaaaaaaatgtttctatgaCACAGTGGAGTTGTGAAAAATGATGTAATAATATAGTGACTGTCGATGGAGGTGATCATGTGAATATCAAAGTAAAACCGTGAACGTGTTTATATGAAATAATGTCCTTACATTACATTGAGTATAATACTATAACCAACATATCAATATGGAAGTGATCTAGTGTTGCACTTGGCATGTGTTTCAGTGGTGATGTGATGAGTTATGATGTTGTCGACTATCTGTGACATCAAAATGAAGGACGGAACCACTGGGGGTTATGAAGTGCTGTGAGAGCAATCATTGATTGCTGCAACATGTCAAATTCACTAATACTCACCTAAACTGGGGTGTGAAAGGTGTGTGCTTTAATCGTGTGTGCGTGCATCGGTGTACGCATGTTACATTTGTGTCTTCGTGCATGTGCACGCATTGCCTTTCTTATCTAacagaaatattaaaaagatGGGGCCCAGTACTTGATGGATCATTGTTCCTGCTGGGTAAAACAGGATCCTTTGTGTTttgtatgaagaaaaaaaatatccctcACTCTTAAAAAGTAATGCTGCATCCATTCATAAATAGTTGTCCCAATGCAAGGGGTCTAACATGAGAACTAACTAGTGTTGTACCGATACCATGTTTTTTGTCCCTAATACTGAATCCAGGTTTTTAGGTTTCGTATTTTGTTTCTTGGAATTTCCTTTAAATCTAGAGACAAAATTTTCCCATTGAGCTTTTCGTaacatgaatatttcatatgtagagatgttcctaagtagaggtactactgtattaaCACAGTATATATAGCAGGTATCGGCTGATGTCGATAATGTACCACtacagttgttttgttttctattttttttatatgaaagacattctcatcaaagtcaaTGCATTGACATTGAAATTAAGCCCAAACTATCTTATTTCTGAATTGgtttttaaaacattattttatgaATTTGAAAGCATGTTCTATTTACTCAGTGGCTGCCATAGACGACGGTGGAAGACGAAttaatttgaagtgggaggactATGGATGAAAGTTTATCCAGTGCTACCCTCACTGCCTCAACCAGTGATAAACAAATTGGTggatcttggccagaggaataacacattttatttttaaccttattggctgccattgactgctcTGCACATATTCACTTGCTGCCAGACCTTCTACTTGAAAGGGACTGGATTTCTACATTAGATAAACTCATTAAaactcacagcagaaggatgttTGGACGATACACAATTGAACGTCTATGATCATCTTGGGAAGGGCGacaagttcttttttttacatagctGATAACCATCTTGGGTAGAGCCACCAGCGGTTGGAAACTAGATCTCAAAAAGTAAACATGGCAATGTATGGGCACGTAATTTCTTAGTACTTGCTAATATTGATGCCATCATTTTCATGCcatatcggtgcaacactagaAACAACTTAACTCAGGGGAACATTATGCTGTAATTTCACATGAGGTGTGAGCTTTGTCTCGCCCATAGAATTCACTTTCTAGCAGGACAAAACTACTTGTCTTTTGAAATAACACTGGTCAATGGCGTTATCGTAAGAGAAAAGCTTCCAGCAATAGAAATGACAAGTTAAAACTGCTTCATAACATGATAAATCACTGGCAGTTTTtgctgccagaaaaaaaaatcccttgatGTGATATAAAAGACTCTGTTGCCAGATACAATGGCAAAGATTTACTGGCGCATGCCATCTTTGGGACAAGACAAAGTTAAGCCTCACAGATTTATGGCTTAAATTTCCCCTCATATTTCTTTGATCGCACCTATTCAGTTCCTCATCGGGGCACCAAGGGACTCTGTTATTTAATAGGTGTCAATTTCAAACTTGTAGTAGAATCTTGTAATGTTATGTttgtttggaaatatttttcgTGTTTGCTGTGCTGAGTAttggcaaaacaattaaggGCAAATCTTTGTATTACAGGGatgtgtgtttatttgtgtAATTCTGTTGTGATAAAATATACAAAGTTGTATAATTGTTTTCGTATGAAGAATTTATGGGtatattttcaaaagaaaataaatatcaaaCATACCCCTAAATTTGGAATTGCATTTTGAGTTTAGCTAACGAGGCTCTCCTAGGAAATAACTTCAACTGTcatattaaatatttacaattcaattcaacagcTTTCTATCAAGTGAAAAATAACAACAGCTGCACACGCTTCCAACACTGGTTTTTATGTCTACTTCATGAAGTCCACAAAATTCATGTCGgacagcaatttttttttcaacccagCACTTAATGTTATTGTGGGAGGGAGAGTTGTTATTTGTCTTTGAGTCTTCTGAAAGCCAGCAGGGAATAGAAAGGCTGCTGCTATGGCACATGAAGACACATTCAAAGTCTTTCAAATCGCCTTTCATTTATATTTCAATCAGAGGTTCCCTTATATTGACTGCAATTTCCAAGTACCAATGTTCCTCCTCACACTGTGATACTGATTCTTAATTTTAGCTTGCTAAGCAACGTATGGAAACCTTGGAATCTAACCAACCAAAAAGAGGATTTTCCATTTATAAGAATTAAATGTCAAAGAATGGCTGTCTGAATTATAGAAAAGTATCCAAGTATTGATTTTTAGTATCCAGATAGGACATTCATTTTTGCACAACTATATATCCATCGTTATTAGCTAAATTCTGTTGCATGTCAATAATATCGCAATATAATCTTTTGGGCAAATAAGGAGAATATTTGCATTTTCCATCTTAAGTCCCTTGACTGTCATTGATtaggctagatgtccaatccatgagAACGAGGAGGGTTTTTTTGACAGctaatgaaaatataattttatttgctGTCACCATATGAATTATATGTTGACTTGTTATAAACTAATTTAATAAATTTGTATAAAGTTGttaagagccacatgattggttgtctatcaccgtcaatagtGCAGGacgatttaattaaaaataataataataattttgggtTGTTTATTTATGAGTTATAGAACACAGTATCAATTATCAAGTAATGTTTCAGTATCGGTGTTGAATTGAAAATTCGAGCACTCAAATTCTCCATTTTCCAGTGTGCTGCTTGAGCGTTAAGTTGCATATATGTAACGCTTCACTGGTTTAGTCTGTAAAACCCAAATACTACATGCTCTATCTCCATTATTCTATAGGTGTGTCTTCCATGTCAGCTACTTTTGTAGTGATTAGCAGTTGCCTCTGTGCCTTCTCTGCAGTGTCGTTGGTGATCATTTTTATTCCGTAAACCTTATAAGCAGATTTAACCTTCCCCAGTCCATCTTGTGTCTTTTTGTCAGGGTTTCCATATTGGCTTAGTATAGTtcaaaactcattttcataCAGGGTATTGTAGTGTACTAAACATTTGTGGTACAATTAATACATATGAATTGCACATGATTAACCAAGACAGGATATATATGTGAAATCATAGCGATTGAGAGCTGGACAAAAAGAAATGGAATAAGGGTCAGTGTATTTGCACAAACATgaaacattagattagattagattaatttAGGACTGGGGAGCTACTGCCagcggctgccacttgaacggcaccattttgaagaaaaacataaaaacaaatataaaaatcacattaaatTGTCATATAATCAAATTGAGGATATGTATTGTAGGATATTATAATGTCTGGTATGATGAATGCATTaactaaaaaaactaaatgtttgGGTGTGAAATTCAGCTTCTTTTCAAACTTTTCTACTTCTGTGATGAAGAAATGTTGGTTATTATATTAAGATTGTTAAAAGTATCGAAAGGTATTCAAGTAACGTTACTGAAATGCTGGATTTGGATATATTTGTTAGCAAAAGTATGAATACTCAGTtgttaatttgtattttctttacCACATTTACATAGAAAATTGTTGTCATGGGGTTAATGTGATTTTGCACTGAGCTTGCGAGAAATGGAGGATAATgaaaatccttttgaactggcagagctggcagcaaatgaacaaatgtataTTCTTTGTCACCCTACCAGCAAatatagattggatgtctactagtgatgaactcatttgaAGATCTTTAATTTAATTACTTTTGATGTACTTTTGAAATTTGAGTACATAATCTGCTCCCACATAATAAATGATTCAAATCAAatccacattcaaaaaaagacTTGGATTGGATATTAGAAAATGGGAATTTAATAATTTAATCCACCCTTTGGTGCTGTGGTTCTTCCGGTTGACTTCGGGGCGGGCAGTCTGAGTTCGATTCCCATTCgctggcagtgtgagtggttgtctgtctctctctgtgtgtgccctacaactgactggcgaccagtctaggatataatctgccttttgcccgaacaCAGTtgtgttaggctccagcaacccacgCACCCTTCCGAGGATGgctggtatggaagatgaatcaaTGAGTCAATGATAAAAACGAGACACATGTAAAATCTGAACTGGCCTTCAATGGAAACGTAGCCTAATTTTAATGTAGCAGAGGGTTGACAGTTCATTTGGGTTGACAAGACAAATCAACATATCTGCATCCTCTTACACTTCTGGACCAACTGCTcaagtgtggagaaaaaaaggttcaaCAGCTGCCTCCTTCATCACCTGACAAGTCAGATGAAAGGAAATGCAGATTTGGCACCCTGCTCTAACAGATAGTTTCATTTTTAGACAGCGCTTGATGTTATCATCCTGATGGCAAAGGGAATGCAGGTCTTCTGTGTCTCAAAGCTCACGGGAAATATTAAGGCTGTTGCTGTTGCATGATGATGACAAGATCAAAGCCCCTCAAATGCtctttcattattttcattgtaGCTTGCCTTTTACAAAGGTGTTGCTGTAAAAAGGCAATGAGGTGCAGTGAATCTATTAAGTTATTTGTTGGTCCAGCTATTAACGATCCAAGCATTTTATTCATACCACATGAGattgttattttaaatttatgatAAATTGTAACAAGCTTTGACAAATTTtaccaggctttttttttcctaagtagAAGTAACACTGTATTCACACAGTATATACAGCATGTTGCCTAATGTTTATTAAGTGTCAACATAAGCGATACTAAAAgtagtaaaatacatttaaaactaCTCCTACAATAAACTCATTGACAAACATTCACTAATTTAAACcaggaggactggctgtgaatgctcatttttcattGCAATTGATGGCACTTAACCCCCAATTCATTTGGGGTGAAAGAAGCGCATAAAAAATCCGTACATAGATGAAAAAATTACTTGGAATGGACACGAAGCAATTTGGCTCTAAGATGCACCTGACCAAATTTTGCAAGAAAACTGTATTTGTTAGTAtatactatacagtggtaccccgacgtacgatcagctctacctacgacatgctcgaggtacgatgaaaatttcgatcgaataattcgcccgcgatacgatcaaaattttgagatgcgaccaagccaggtggccatgacatgagaggctgtttatcattgtagcgcatctctttcgtgtataacagatatctacgagcactgaacgatttattcagatgagtttcgaccagggaacgcacaacgcgcatgcgcgggcaaaaagagggcaccctttctcagaataaaacttcattacccacaatcaatacgtgggtaagctcagctgttgcatttcccgttattctttccttagccttagctcccgcgatcgctcattcaagactacttctcgttggcaagtggtcgtgcgttatcctattgtgagcatcattttcggaatattttgaagggaatacaacagcaaaacccatcgatagtgaacgtgagggtggaggcgtggcaaaccgctaacccggaaaacgaaggtaaaaaaagattaaagcaaaattagaatttagttttgtgtaaagttacattaaacgtatgtttgagtgtctgtatatattaatccaagttaatttaaatttgtcagttcgtttacgagtgtgttgtggataaagtccccccgaaaaccccgcctccgtgtatgtcgctgtttCTACCCTCCgggaaatgcgtctaattttatttctattaaactcattttatcactattaaaccactagttctgtgttactttgttaatagatggcaaattagaagaaataaaacattttttccaatccaatatcctgttttttagtgttttttcagagggttggaacgaattaatttgtctttaattcatttcaatgggaaacgttcgctcgagttacgaaaagctcgacatacgatcttagtcccagaacggattaagatcgtatgtcaaggtaccactgtatttaaaggCGTTCAcattgtatgtattttgacaggCAGTTCATTAGGATGTAAAAATCCCAAAATTGATTGCACCAGTCTATAAGCTACAGATGTGTTGTTTGTGTGGAAGGAAGGATTGTGGAGTTGGGGTTTATAGACCAAAAAATAAAGTACTATAGACTGCATACTGATTACCATCTTGGAAAAACCttctcaaaataaaaggtaacaACTCCTCCCACTCcttcacatttaaaatcaatTGAAAGCTCCACATGtcctcaaaaaaaaacaagaaaaaaaaaacaggatttagGTTGTGTGCAATGAGTAGGAGAGATATTCAAGTTTTTCACTGTTCTCTACAAAAGATACATTTGAACTACTAGTGATTTGGAGGATTTACTCCATGGTAACTCCCAGGAACTACATACGTATATCAACAAAAGATTTGAACTGCTCAACTCTCAGGCATAATAGCAATTGATGCCACAGTGTTGACATATAGGCAGTTGACTAATTCTATTTTATTTCACCTTTTTTCCCCTATGGtaatggaaataaaaaacaGTGGCTAACCCTTGCGGCTTGTCCTGTGCAATCACTGTGATCAGA from Stigmatopora argus isolate UIUO_Sarg chromosome 15, RoL_Sarg_1.0, whole genome shotgun sequence carries:
- the lingo2b gene encoding leucine-rich repeat and immunoglobulin-like domain-containing nogo receptor-interacting protein 2b — encoded protein: MTVGNVGKRVMQPPAQHYHILLAGAVLLLLAGLTLSCPARCECSAQTKSVSCHRKRLSTIPEGIPIETRVLDLSKNKLRIITPDNFSSFQLLEDLDLSDNLISVVETGSFRSQLALRSLNFRSNVIQLIPAGVLSGLSNLTRLDLNHNRLVVLLDHAFQDLHKLALLEVGDNELVFISQRALMGLTGLQSLTLERSNLTVVPTDALAHLHNLVELRMRHLSISFLKPFSFKRLFHLRHLEIDYWPWLDTLPPLSLHGLNLTTLFVTNTNLSAFPGAALRHLPYLTHLNLSFSRIQHVHQGELGHLPHLMELRLQGSHLVSIEPFAFIGLVSLQLLDVSQNHLDSLERGVFASPDSLQRLCLGGNPLVCDCRLLWLLNSYKPPSLHILDIQPKCSAPEYLLGKTLRELKEPLVSRYMTCTKPRIGPNITQLLMADEGQPARLSCMAEGAPRPSVVWVTPHRRYITSKSSGRVEVQPDGTLEIKAAELHDSGVYLCIASNPAGNASLSASLAVKGLAIRDSSHNSNRSSNYLTNSNSTWGNGTVLYNMTVPIDIKTIIISTAMGCLSFLGVVVFCFLLLFAWSRGKGRHKSNFDIEYVPRKTNGASAEAAETSGPRRVNMKMI